The stretch of DNA ACACTGCTTGTGAGTTGCGGGTTTATTTACGGTAGCTGAGAGTTCCCCAGCTAACACTAAGCTTTCCAGCTTTGAACAGTGGTCGTTGATGGACAAGCGAAGCAGGGAATCCCAGGCGCTGAGAACACCACAGCGGTCACGTTAGACCTGTTCCCATCTCTTTTCGACATCCAAAGCTCATCACCATTTTATCAGTACCCATAGAACCCAACCCCGAGTTACTCTTGTGTGTGTATCCCACAAACCACTCACTCCCTGATATCTTAAACAGACCGATACTGTAGCTGATCTCAATCGCTGAAGAACATTTCCTGGGCGATGTCGGCGGCAGATATGGTTGTTTGAACAACCAAGAATAAACAGATATATTCCTTGGGAAAAGCCGTTTTATTTTACCTGTAAATAAGAACCTCGTCTTTCTTAcgttaaagaaaaaaacaccaaacccacaaagagagaaataataaaaaaaaaaatcctggaggAAGGCTCTGTATCATCACAGCCCCTGATGAAGAAGACAAGTAGCAGTTGGACAACCCCACACTATCTACTCGATTGAGTTGCCCTGGCGCATTCTCCAATCCTGGATCTCTAATATGCCGATGTCAAGATATCCTCCGCGGACCAGTAATGTCTCGTTAGAAAATACGTTTTCCTGCAAACTGAGATAGTTCATCTAGTAAAGGATAACTCTCTCCAGCCGCACCTATACTCAACCTACGGTAACAAACTGACATTCTGTCAGAACAAGACTTGGTTTTGAATTTGTAATGTTTCAGAGGCCACGCGAGACTGTGAGCACCTCCACAAGATGTCAAGAGATGGGTATGGTTGTGTACATGGGGACGGGGGAATTCTGCTGAAATATGTATTGGTCAATTCACTTCCTCCCATATGGCGAGAATTGCCTGTATCAACCCAGACACATTTTCATGCATGACTCGCCGAAACACTGTCCAAATCCATGTTTTCAATGTTAACTCACATTCCAAAATTAGCTGCCGTATAAATAGTGATGAAGCGTACTTGGCATTTAAGTATTTTTGCCTCTATATTTTAGCACATATACTGCATTTTGGTGACTATGCCTGCACAAGAGTCGACAAGTACATTTGTATCGACTCAGAAGTTTAAGACACGAAACTCACCAGCGGGAAAAACCTCgatcagaataatttttcaccATTTAATACTAATCTCTCCAAATCCCCTTAAGAGGGATTGAATAATTCGTTTGTTGAAGGCGGTTGTGGAAGAAATCAGGGACTTCAAAGTGTCGGCTTTCTAGCTACAAGAACATCGAATTTAACCGGAATATGAGAGCTTATACAGGGGATTACAATTAAATGCTGAGAACCAGGTACTAGCAAGAATTTAAACAATTTCAAGGAATGGTCAGTAGAAGACCAGGAAAAAGATATTTCCTTGCGAAGTTGCACGTATCTTCCAAGCTTGAGGTAAATTAGAAAAGAGCTCTGGCAAGAGATAGAGAAAGGGGCACGTAAAAACACAAGGCAGACTCAGCACAGATTCAGCAGATGACATTCATGAGTGGGTGACTACCTAAAGACCTAATTTCCAAGAGTGTGAACCATCTGTAGCTACCGTAAGAATCCTAAACACCGCGTAGActaaaaaaagtttgaaaaattaCGTACCTGAAAGGCATCTTGCCCACCGCTTTCGGCAGCTTGGTCTTCCGAAGGGACAAGATCACCCGAAGCATCATCTGGTGGTCGTGCCGGGAGGGTGTCGCagcaggcggcggcggccgagaAGCGCAGCCGGCTCTCGCGCGAGTCGGCCGTGAGCGACACCTCGTGCGAGTAGGACTGCAGGAAGGCGCGCACGCCGTCGATGCCCACGAAGTGCGAGACGGGCACGCCGCGCAAGGAGGCGCCGCTGTCGggcggcagcagctgctggcggCGCCAGCGGCGCAGGCGCAgcgccagcagcagcagcaggaaggcgaGGAAGAGGCAGGACACGGCGGCCACGGCCAGCACGAGCCAGCGCGTCAGGCTGCCGGCCGGCtcgcccggcgccgccgcctcgTCGGCCGCGCCGCCCAGCTCGGCCAGCAGCTCGGCCACGCTCTCGGCCAGCACCACGCTCAGCGTGGCCGTGGCCGACAGCGCCGGCCGCCCGTGGTCCttcaccagcaccaccaggctGTGGCGCGCCGCGTCGCGGGCCAGCGGCGAGCGCGCCGTGCGCACCTCGCCGCTGTGCGGCCCCACGCGGAACAGCCCCGGCTCCGTGGCCTTGGCCAGCTCGTACGACAGCCACGCGTTCTGACCCGCGTCCGCGTCCACCGCCACCACCTTGGCCACCAGCGCGCCGGCCGGCGACGAGCGCGGCGCCAGCTCCACGACCGACCGCGCCGCGCCCgagccccgccgcgccgccgcggCCGGCGGCGGGTACAGCACCTgcggcgcgttgtcgttctcGTCCGCGATCAGCAGCAGCACCGACACGTTGCCGCTCAGCGCCGGCGCGCCGCCGTCCTCCGCGCGCACCCACAGCCGCAGCTCGCGCACCTGCTCGTAGTCCAAGGAGCGCAGCGCGTACAGCGCGCCCGTCTCCGCCTGCACCGACACGTACGACGACAGCGGCGCGCCCCGCACCCGCCCCTCCGACAGCCGGTAGCGCACGCGCGCGTTCTGCCCCCAGTCCGCGTCCGTCGCGCGCACCGTCAGCACCAGCGCGCCCGCCGCGTTGTTCTCCGCCAGCCGCGCGCTGTAGCGCTCCTCCGCGAACaccggcgcgttgtcgttcacgTCCAGCACCCGCAGCGCCAGCACCGCGCTGCTCTGCAGCGACGGCGACCCGCCGTCGGCCGCCCGCACCGTCACGTTGTACTCCGACACCTGCTCCCGGTCCAGCTCGCCCGCTGTCACCACGCGATAGTAATCGTCAAAAGATTTCTCCAGCCGGAATGGGACGTCCTTTTCAAGAGAGCAGCGCACGTTGCCGTTGGCCCCCGAGTCCCGGTCCTGGACGTGCAGGAGGGCCACAACAGTTCCCGGCTGGGCATCTTCCGAGATCTCGTCCAGCTTTGATGATACTGTCAGTTCGGGCGCATTGTCGTTCACATCTGTTATAGAGATCGTGACTATTGCTGTGTCGAAAAGAGCTCCGCTGTCATGTGCCTCCAGCTCCAATTCGTAGGAATTGCCTTCCTCGAAATCCAGGCTCCGCAACAGCGTGATCGCTCCCGTTTCAGTATCCAGATGGAAAATATCCGGTGCCATGTTGGTCGCTTTCTTCATAGCGTATTTCACGAGACCATTCAAGCCGTCGTCAGCGTCCGTGGCCGTGATGGTGACGAGGACAGAGCCCACGGGCACGTCCTCGGGCACACGCACCGTGTACTCCGCCTGGCTGAACaccggcgcgttgtcgttcgCATCCACCACTGTAACACGGATCCGAGCCGTGCCCGTCCGTGCCGGATCGCCGCCGTCACTCGCCCTCAGCACCAGCTCGTGAAACGCCGCCTCCTCCCGGTCCAGCGCCTTCGCCAGCACCAGCTCGGGACGCTGATCGCCGCCGGGGCCCGCCTGCACGGCCAGCGAGAAGTGCTCGTCACCGCTCAGCTCGTAGCTCTGCAGGGAATTCAGTCCCGTATCGTTGTCATGAGCCCTAGGAAGTGGAAATCTCGCCCCTGCGGCTGTCGTCTCACTCATTCTCAGCTCCGTTTCTACCTCTCTGAATTTAGGAGAGTTGTCATTTATGTCCGTGATTTCTATTTCGATTCTGTAAACCTGCATTTCTCCCTCCACTATCAGCTCACAACGCAGCACGCATTTCTCCACCAATCGGCAAAGCTGCTCTCTGTCGATCCTCACCGCAGTCACTAAATGTCCCGTCTTCCCATGCAGAGAGAAGTATTGTATCCTACCTCTTTCTGTAATGTGGACGCCGCGGTCTTGGAGCGcgggcagctgcagccccaggtcctTGGCCACGTCGCCCACGAACGAGCCCTTGGGCATCTCCTCGGGCACCGAGTAGCGCAGCTGCCCCCACGCCGCCTCCCCCGCCGCCAGCAGGAtcacccagagcagagctcgCTGCCGCCGGCCCCAGCGCCTCCTCGCCGAGAACATCTCCGCCGCGGCACCGCCGGTATCGCAACTGTTCAAGCAGCTCTCCGCCACTGTCTAGCGATCCGGGCTCCTGTACAGAGGTGCTTCTGTAGTCCCCTCCGCCTCGCTTAATCCGTTTTCGCAGAGAGAGTATGGTCGCAGACCGTCCGCCGCTAATCCTGTCAGGTAGCCAGCAACCGGTCGAGCGGGTCCGCAGCGggcggggctgcagcgctccGAGCTTCCTCTCGCTCCTCTCGGTCAACAGCGGCGCCCGCAGCCTCCTCCCGGCACTGCAGCACCGAGCGCTGCCCGCCCTCCCTTGCCCACGAGCAGCTTGCTGGGGTGGCTTAGTAGGCAGACACGTTTCAGTTTTCTCCTGCTGACCCCTGCTTGATCATCCAGCTGATGACGTGCAGACAGAAGCAACACGCCTCCTATGGTTATGTTATTTTCACCATAAGGGAAATTGTTTTTATCGTGGTAATACCACATAGATAAAAATCTCACGTAATGTTAAGTTACGAAAGCAAGGACTTCTAATGAAAAAGTCTGGAAGCACAAATCCCCCCCACAAAGCTTTTATACTACTCGTGTTTGAAGCACTCTCTGCATTACCTTTCTACGGATCGAAACAGTGTCAGAGTCTAGAGAAACAACTCGTGAACTGTCGCAATCCCCTAATACCACACTGCACGTCCTTACTTTGCATCCGCACATACAACTACCATACAAAAGTTTGCACTGCTCCCCTTTCTATGGGTACGAGGTCGGAATTTTTCATTACAAGCTTATGTAGCACTGAACCCACGGTGAACCGACACAGAGCCTTACTCTGACCACTCAGTCATAGAGAGGTTTTGAAATTCTGATTTCACCCGACTCAGTAGAGCAAGCTTTTCTACAGCAGCCATCACTCAAAAGACGAGAACAAACTCACAGAGGTGGAGCTTCCTATTTCATTGAGCCACATGCAACTTTCCCTCGGAAGTCATACAGCATAAAAACATTTACCAGCGGGTTTTCTCCACCTACTAAAAGTCAATAAACGTAGCTACgacgaaaaaaaaaaaccaaaaactgcCAGGAATGAAGGTTCTCAAATACAAACTCCTCATGGACGTCTCATTTTACATAATAAGGATCCGCCTCCTACTATCACAAAGCAATTCAGACATAattttttcccagggaaaagcaTTAAACTGAGCCAGAATATGAgattaataaaaagaatttcAAACCTCTACATACCATTCATGGAGCAGAAATAGAAAGGAAAGAACGTCGCTTTAACCATACAAGTCTAAAAGCTAATGTGGCTGTAATTGCCATTTGTGAAGACTAGAAGACAGCAAAAGTAGCTAGACATGGCACGATTTAATGCATTTTGGGAAAGCGCAAAAGGGCACGAAAAgatccagaaaataaaaagcaacccTCATGAGAATACTGCCTATACCACGCCGTAGGGGAATGGTTCAGAGAGGAAAAACGTCAAGGACTTACAAACCTGCGGTGCGTGGGGATCAGTGGGCACCTCGCCCTCGGCGACGCTGCTGCTCGAGATCTGCTTCTCGCAGGACTCGCCGCCCAGAAGCTCCTCCGCTGACAGCACGGGcaccggcggcggcggcggcgggggccaAGAGGCCTCGGGCACGGCGCGGGCCGGCGCCGCCACGCACAGGTTGTAGGAGTAGGGCAAGGTGCCCTCGCAGAAGTCGGCCGGGAAGGCGGCGCCGGCCACCGAGAAGCGCTGCGCGCCCAGGCAGCGCAGCACGGcgggcggcccggcccggcgcagCCGCGCCAGCACGGCCAGAGCCACGCTCAGCACCAAGAGCGCCGACAGCAGCGCCAGCGCCAGCACCAGGTAGAACTGCagctcggccgccgccgcctcctcggcgccCGCCGGCCGCTCGCTCAGCTCCGGCAGCGCCTCCTGCAAGCTCTCGGCCAGCACCACGTGCAGCGTGGCCGTGGCCGACAGCGGCGGCCGCCCGTGGTCCTTCACCACGGCCACCACACGCTGCTTGGCCGCGTCCCGCTCGGACACGGCCCGCGCCGTGCGCACCTCGCCGCTGTGCGGCCCCACGCGGAACAGCGCCGGCTCCGACGCCTGCACCAGCTCGTACGACAGCCACGCGTTGCGCCCCGCGTCCGCGTCCACCGCCACCACCTTGGCCACCAGGTAGCCGGCCTCGGCCGAGCGCGGCACCACCTCGAACGCCGTCGGGGCGGCCGCCGCGGCCCCTCCCGCTGTCGCCGCCGGCCACAGCACCCGCGGCGCGTTGTCGTTGCGGTCCAGCACGAACACGCGCACCGTGGCCGTGGAGCTGCGCGCCGGCGCGCCGCCGTCCTGCGCCCGCACCGCCACCGCGAACTCGCGGCACTGCTCGTAGTCCAAGGAGCGCTGCGCGTACAGCGCGCCGCTCCGCGCCTCCACCGACACGAGcggcgccgcgcccgccgcgcccgCGCTGCCGCCCGCCAGCCAGTAGCTCACGCGCCCGTTGGCGCCCGCGTCCGCGTCCCGCGCCTGCACGCGCAGCACCAGCGCGCCCGCCGCGTTGTTCTCCGCCACGTACGCGCTGTACGCCGCCTCCTCGAACaccggcgcgttgtcgttcacgTCCGACACCTCCAGcgccagctccctgctgctccgCAGCGCCGGCCTGCCCCGGTCGCGGGCCACCACCGTCACGCGGTGCTCGGACGCCTGCTCGCGGTCCAGCGCGCTCGCCGTCACCACCTTGTACGAGCCGCCCGCAGACGCCACGATCGACAGCGGCGCCTCGCCCGACAGCTCGCACCACACCTGACCGTTCTCCCCAGAGTCCGGATCCTTCACATTCAGCAGAGCCACCACGGTGCCGACCGGCGCGTCCTCGGGCACGGGGCTCGACAGTGTCAGAATGGTGATTTCGGGCGCGTTGTCGTTCTCGTCCGTGATGTCGATCTGCACTTCGCAGTGATCAGTGAGCCCTCCGCCGTCTGTAGCCTCTAAGACAAAAAcgtatttattttcctcctcgAAATCGAGAGGACCCACTGTCTTGACCTCACCACTCTCGCTGTCGACGGCAAACAACAAGCGGACTCCTTCTGGGACGTTGCCGAAGGAGTAGGAGACTCGCCCGTTGGTGCCCGCGTCCGCATCTGTGGCACGAACCCGCAGCACCAGCGACCCCGCCGGCAGATTCTCTGCAACTCGCGCCTCGTAGACACTTTTGCTGAACACGGGTGGGTTGTCATTTGCGTCCGTCACGTTTATGCGAACCTGGACTGTCCCGGACCTCGCTGGTTCCCCGCCGTCCACGGCTGTCAGCACCAACTCAAAGGAGCTCTGCTTCTCTCGGTCCAATCCTCTCTCTAGCACTAATTCCGGCTGCTTCTTTCCACCCGGCTTTTCTCT from Cinclus cinclus chromosome 14, bCinCin1.1, whole genome shotgun sequence encodes:
- the LOC134049790 gene encoding protocadherin gamma-A5-like, giving the protein MFSARRRWGRRQRALLWVILLAAGEAAWGQLRYSVPEEMPKGSFVGDVAKDLGLQLPALQDRGVHITERGRIQYFSLHGKTGHLVTAVRIDREQLCRLVEKCVLRCELIVEGEMQVYRIEIEITDINDNSPKFREVETELRMSETTAAGARFPLPRAHDNDTGLNSLQSYELSGDEHFSLAVQAGPGGDQRPELVLAKALDREEAAFHELVLRASDGGDPARTGTARIRVTVVDANDNAPVFSQAEYTVRVPEDVPVGSVLVTITATDADDGLNGLVKYAMKKATNMAPDIFHLDTETGAITLLRSLDFEEGNSYELELEAHDSGALFDTAIVTISITDVNDNAPELTVSSKLDEISEDAQPGTVVALLHVQDRDSGANGNVRCSLEKDVPFRLEKSFDDYYRVVTAGELDREQVSEYNVTVRAADGGSPSLQSSAVLALRVLDVNDNAPVFAEERYSARLAENNAAGALVLTVRATDADWGQNARVRYRLSEGRVRGAPLSSYVSVQAETGALYALRSLDYEQVRELRLWVRAEDGGAPALSGNVSVLLLIADENDNAPQVLYPPPAAAARRGSGAARSVVELAPRSSPAGALVAKVVAVDADAGQNAWLSYELAKATEPGLFRVGPHSGEVRTARSPLARDAARHSLVVLVKDHGRPALSATATLSVVLAESVAELLAELGGAADEAAAPGEPAGSLTRWLVLAVAAVSCLFLAFLLLLLALRLRRWRRQQLLPPDSGASLRGVPVSHFVGIDGVRAFLQSYSHEVSLTADSRESRLRFSAAAACCDTLPARPPDDASGDLVPSEDQAAESGGQDAFQLESRHFEVPDFFHNRLQQTNYSIPLKGIWRD
- the LOC134049791 gene encoding protocadherin gamma-B5-like, translating into MVKSREGHIICNEFEETLADCNRGERPEPAQALSPAQSRAPLSAAIRRLQRRGGASGCRCWPPPSGAGAAAAAAAASCPRRLLARPAPATAAAAPAAAARGGGKRRREAERGGQQRRPSAARAASPRCLSAIRAVCGESGRKGAAGQRREAAARLGTGGGRALPAAVLLCLWWRAAAERVRYAIPEELGRGSLVGPLARDLGLSADELPARKLQVASGGKKQLKYFTVNEENGNLCVNERLDREEMCGAAATCSVSFEALVENPLNIFHVEVSIEDVNDNSPVFSKAVLDLEIGELIPPGARFPLEMARDADVGKNSLLTYQLTSTPSFSLSMREKPGGKKQPELVLERGLDREKQSSFELVLTAVDGGEPARSGTVQVRINVTDANDNPPVFSKSVYEARVAENLPAGSLVLRVRATDADAGTNGRVSYSFGNVPEGVRLLFAVDSESGEVKTVGPLDFEEENKYVFVLEATDGGGLTDHCEVQIDITDENDNAPEITILTLSSPVPEDAPVGTVVALLNVKDPDSGENGQVWCELSGEAPLSIVASAGGSYKVVTASALDREQASEHRVTVVARDRGRPALRSSRELALEVSDVNDNAPVFEEAAYSAYVAENNAAGALVLRVQARDADAGANGRVSYWLAGGSAGAAGAAPLVSVEARSGALYAQRSLDYEQCREFAVAVRAQDGGAPARSSTATVRVFVLDRNDNAPRVLWPAATAGGAAAAAPTAFEVVPRSAEAGYLVAKVVAVDADAGRNAWLSYELVQASEPALFRVGPHSGEVRTARAVSERDAAKQRVVAVVKDHGRPPLSATATLHVVLAESLQEALPELSERPAGAEEAAAAELQFYLVLALALLSALLVLSVALAVLARLRRAGPPAVLRCLGAQRFSVAGAAFPADFCEGTLPYSYNLCVAAPARAVPEASWPPPPPPPVPVLSAEELLGGESCEKQISSSSVAEGEVPTDPHAPQTLTLFRSVEREGGQRSVLQCREEAAGAAVDREEREEARSAAAPPAADPLDRLLAT